The region GTCAACGAGGCGAACGGCACGATCGATGTATCAACTACGGGCCCGCTGACCATCCACGCGTTCGGCCGCACGCTGCGTGCGGCGGCTTACCCGATCGGTGTCTATCCGGACGAGATCGCCGAGCTCGCGAAAGCGGGCGAGCGCGGCAAACCGGTGCGCACGATGAAGGCGACGCTGCATTCGCGCAAGCTGATCATGAGCGTGGACCGGCTCGATTATTCGAAGGGGCTGGTCGAGCGTTTCCGCGCGTTCGAGCGGCTGCTCGAACATGCGACGGCGCAGCGCAACAAGGTTTCGTTCCTGCAAATCGCCCCGCCGACGCGTGCCGACATGAACGCGTACCAGGACATCCGCCTGCAGCTCGAAGGCGAGTCGGGCCGTATCAACGGCCGCTTTGCCGAGCTGGACTGGACGCCGATTCTCTACATCCATAAGCAGTACGAGCGCTCGGTGCTGGCCGCGCTGTTTCGCACCGCGCACGTCGGCTACGTTACGCCGTTGCGCGATGGCATGAACCTCGTCGCCAAGGAGTACGTGTCGGCGCAGGATCCCGAAAATCCCGGCGTGCTGGTGCTGTCGCGCTTTGCCGGCGCGGCGCAGGAGCTGGACGGCGCGCTGATCGTCAATCCGGTCGATATCGACGGCATGGCCGACGCGCTGGCCAGGGCGCTGCAGATGCCGCTCGCGGAACGCCAGGCGCGTCACCGCGACATGATGGTGCAGTTGCGCGAGAACAATGTGTCGGTGTGGCGCGATAACTTCATGCGCGATCTGCAGAGCGTCGATGGTGCAAAGAGCACCAGGAGCGTGAAAGCGCGTGCAGCTTCGGGCAAGCGGGCAGCGCGCGAAACATTGGCCGAATAGGCCGCTATAAAGGCCGTTCGCGGCTGGTCCGGAAAACAAAAAAGCCGCTCGAAAGCGGCTTTTTGGTTGCTTTTTGATTGCTTCTTTCTGGGTAGCGCCGGGCGCTACGCACTTCAAGCCACGTGCTGTTCGTCGACCTTCTTGCCGCCGACATGCAGCGTGGTGCCCTTGCCATATTGCTTCGAAAGCAGGTCGCGATATAAGCCCGGACGCGAGCGCAGTTCTTCTGGACTGCCGTCATCAATAACTTTGCCCGTGCTCATCACAATGATCCGGTCGAAGTTGTTCAGCGTCGACAGCCGGTGCGCGATCGCAATTACCGTGCGACCCACCATCAGCCGGTCGAGCGCCTTCTGGATCGCTTCCTCCGACGCGCTGTCGAGTGCCGAGGTGGCTTCGTCGAGCAAGAGGATCGGCGCGTTCTTCAGAATCGCCCGTGCAATCGCGATCCGCTGACGCTGACCGCCGGACAGCTTTACACCGCGATCGCCGACGATCGTATCGAAACCTTCCGGCATCGCCTCGATGAAATCCGTGCAGCGCGCCTCGCGCGCGGCGGCGAGCACTTCTTCGCGGGTCGCCTCAGGCCGGCCGTACGCGATATTCTCGTACACCGTGCGATGGAACAGCGAGATATCCTGCGGCACCAGTGCGATCGCGTGGCGCAGGCTGTCCTGGGTGATCGCGGCGATGTCCTGGCCGTCGATCCTGATCGCGCCGCCTTGCGTTTCGTAGAAGCGCTGCAGCAGCGCGAGCACGGTGGATTTGCCCGCGCCCGACTTGCCGATCAGGCCGACCCGTTGGCCCGGTTCGATATGCAGATCGAAGTGATCGAGAATCGGCCGGCGGTGCGGATAGGCGAACGTCACGCCTTCGAAATGGACCCGGCCGCCTTGCGGCACGAGCTCGGTCGCGTCGCCGCGGTCCGGCATGCCGTGCGGTTCGAGCAGCGTGCGCACCGCTTCCGCGAGCCGCGCGACGTGCTGCGTCACGTCGACGAGCGCCACGGCCAGATCGCGCGTGCCGTGCAGGATCGTGAAGCCGAGCGAGCTGACCAGCACGATGTCGCCGGAGGTCGCCTTGCCTTGATCCCACAGCCACAGCGCCCAGCCCAGCAAGCCGGCCGACAGCAGCGCGGTGATCACCGCGTGCAGCAGGCGCAGCTTTTCCAGATACAGCAGGCTCTGCTGGCGGGCATCCATTTCCGCTTTGACCGTCGCGCCGAAACGCTGCTGTTCGCGAAACGTCATGCCGAAGGCGCGCACGAGGCCCATGTTGCTGATTACGTCGACCAGCTCGCCGTCCACCGACGCCGCTTTGGTCGCGAAGTGGTGATGCCGTGCCGAACCGCGGCCGGCAAGTTTGTAAAGCACGACCGACAGAATTGCCGAGCACAGCATCAGGCCGGCTGCCATCAGCGGATTCACCGCGATGATCATCACGATCGCGCCGAGCACCGCTATACAGGGCGGCAGCACGTTCCACGCGGTGGTGTTCTCGGCGGTGTAAACCGCGTTCGAGGTTGCCGTGATGCGGCTCGCGAGCATGCCGGGCTGTTTCTCGGCGTAGTAGGTGGGCGAATGGCCGCTCAGATACTGGAACAGGTCGCGCCGCAAGTCGCCGGTAACAGCAACGAAGGTATGCGCGGCGACCCAGCCGCCGACCCGCCACAGCAGGTTGTCGGCGGCGATCAAACCGACGAGGATGGCAAATGCCCCCCACAGCGGGCCGGGATGATGCCGGCCTTCGCCGAGCACGTCGATCAGATGTTTGATCGCGTATTGCGAAGCGAGCGCACAGCCGACGGCCGCGATCACGCTGCACAGGACGATCGCATGCGCGAGCGGGTGGCGGCGGATAAAGCGGAAGAGAAACGCAAGCGGCCGATGCGCATAGCTCGCGAGCTTTGCGTTGTGGGCATTACGCTGGGCGACGGTTGAGTGTTCCAATTGATCGTGAGGTCGGAGTGTTTCAGGTTGTGCATGCAAGGCACGGGCCACGGCAAGTTGCTCGCCGCGAAGCCGATGCTTCGCATTGTAAACATGCAAAAGCGATTGCGCCCTGTGTATCCGGCGCGTTGACGCGACTGATTTCGCGATAGACATCCGCGACCTACCATTGCTCGACCAGCCGACGGGGCGCTGGTTCACGCAGGCTGCGGAATATTTCGGGATATAATTACAAATTGCATTCAATTTTGCCGGTGCGTTTCTTCAACGGATGCCGGCAAAGTTCGCGGTGGCTCTGCATGCGCCGCGTTCGATCTGCGCGCCGCGAGCCAGTCGCTAATGTAGAACTGTCTTAGAAAACAAGGGTTTGCAAAGTGTTTCGCGTTTGTAACAACGTAAAGACTTTGAAATGTTGTGCTGCAGCGCAAATTCCGGCACCGATAATGCAGCCTCTGTTGGCCCAGCGAAATATCTGACAGTTTGTCAACGTAGGTGTTGCGTGTGCGTTTACCGGCACATGCGCAGACGGTGACGACATCGATCTGGGCTCACTACCCAAGCGATCCATCGCAGGATTTCTCGAAAGAAACAGGCCCGTGCCGGGATCAACCGGCAAGACTGCCCTGGCGAGCAAGCGAGTCGCTTTTAACCAAACGCAGTACTTTTGCCTGATTTTTTACGAGGAGTTCTCCATTATGCGAATCGCTCAAATCGCTCCGTTGCACGAGGCGGTTCCTCCCAAGCTGTATGGCGGCACGGAACGTGTGGTGTCCTACCTGACCGAAGCACTGGTCGAACAGGGCCATGACGTGACGCTTTTTGCGAGCGGCGATTCGCAGACCTCGGCGAAACTCGAAGCTTTCTGGCCGCAGGCGCTACGCCTCGACCCGACGATTCGCGACGTGATGGCGCCGCACATGCTGCTTCTCGAAGAAGTGCGCCGCCGTGCGGATGAATTCGACGTGCTGCATTTCCACATCGATTACTACCCGTTCTCGCTGTTCGCCCGTCAGCCGGTGCCGTTCCTGACCACGCTGCATGGCCGTCTCGATCTGCCGGAATTGCAACCCATCTTCAATACGTTCAGCGACGTGCCGGTGGTGTCGATTTCGGACAACCAGCGCATCCCGCTGCAACAGGCGAACTGGCTGCAAACCGTCTATCACGGTCTGCCGGAAAACCTGCTCACGCCGATCAAGGACGTCGAGCCGGGCTACCTCGCGTTCCTCGGCCGCATCTCGCCGGAAAAGCGCCTGGACACGGCGATCCGTATCGCTGAACAGGCTGGCATGAAGATCAAGGTTGCTGCCAAGCTCGACAAGGCTGACCGCGCGTATTACGACGAAGTGATCAAGCCGCTGATGGCGCTGCCGCACGTCGAATACATCGGCGAAATCAGCGAAGCCGAAAAAACCGAATTCCTCGGCAATGCGCACGCGCTGCTGTTCCCGATCGACTGGCCGGAGCCCTTCGGTCTGGTGATGATCGAGGCAATGGCTTGCGGTACGCCGGTGATCGCGTTCAATCGCGGTTCGGTGCCGGAAGTGATCGAAAACGGCGTGTCGGGCTTTGTCGTCGAAGACGAAATCAGCGCGGTCGCTGCCGTGAAGCGTCTGCACACGCTGCCGCGCGCCACGGTGCGCAAGGCGTTCGAATCGCGCTTCTCGTCGAAGGTGATGGCGCAGAACTACGTCGCCACTTACGAGGAGCTGCTGCGTCAGAAGCACCGTACGGTGCTGCGCGAAGTCAACGCCGGCTAATACCTGGTTGGTCAAGGCGTGGTAAAAACACGGTAAAAAGCAGTAGAAGCCGGCTTGCGGAGTGCTTCCGCCAGCTGCCAGCAACGCCCCGCGTGCGTCATGCCCGCGGGGCGTTGTTGCATGCGCGCCGCGTTTTTTCGCGCCAGCGGCAGAAAGTACGGTTTTCGGGCCGGCAAGCGTGAGTCTCCCTCCGTAATATCCCTATAATGGCCGAGCCGCAAATTTGGCTGCGGCGCGCTGACGAAAAGGAGGATGCCTTGGCGAGAACGAAAGAGACGCGTGCGAACGCGGCGCCCGGCGCCGGAACGATTTTCGCGTTGCGCGCCATCGGTCTCGTGCTTCTGACTCGCTGGCTTTTTTCGATGGCGCAGATGGATCTGGGCGCCTCGCTGGCGGCGATGGTGTCGTCGCCGTGGGCGTGCATCAATCTTGTCTTCCTGTTCCTGCTGATTTTTCTGCCGGGCGCCCGCGCGTTGGCCGAGCGGCCGTTTCATCCGTTGCCGCAATGGCTGCGGCAGGCGCTGCGTCTGTTTGCTTTCCTCGGGTTCCTGTTCGCAGCGTGGTCGGTCGGCGCCTTTGCGGCAAGCGCGGGTTGGCGGCGCGCCGCGCAAGCGGTGGCGGCCACCAATGGCTGGCTACTGGCCGCGCCGGCGTTGTACGCGGCCGTCATGTGGATCTGCCGGCCGCGCGCGCTGTGGCGCACCAATATTGCCGCACGACGCTTCGCAATTGGCCGCTACGCGGTCGCGCTCGATCCGGCGACGCGTACCGTGGTCGTGTGGGCCGAGCGTCGTAAGGTCGGTCAGTACGATGCACGTGAGTTGTCCGTGCGTTGGCCGGCAGGGCAGGGTATGACGAGCCCGCCGACGCCAACGCCTGCAGTGGCTTTCGGCGGCACTGTCGGTGAGCCGGGCGTGACTTCGGCGCCGGTTAGGGCGGCTGCTACGGCTTCGCTTGCTCGCGACGGCTTCGGCCGGCGGCCGAAAATCGAATTGCTATGGGATTCGCCGGCTGCGGCGGGTCACAACCGGCAAACCGTGTTCCGCGCCGCGCTCGCTACTGAAGGCGATCGGGTCGCCGCTCGGGCGCTCGATATGTCGTTGCGGCAAGTTTGAATCGGGCAGTTCGAGCAAATCGACGGCGCCTGCGGTCCGAAGCATGCATAGCGTAGAAAGCCCATACTGAGCATCAATGAGGCAACGCCGCCCGGCGCGTCCAGCGCGAATGCGGGCGAGTGAGAAATACATCGATCGTGTCGCGTCCTTTTACAGGAGTCGCTATGCTGGTTCGCTGGTTGTTTGCCGCCGTTCACCTGCTTGCTTATGGCTTTGCGCTCGCGTCGATTCTCCGGCGCACCTGGGCGCTGCGCCGCGCCACTGTCCCTGCCGCGTTACGGTCCGTTTTCCGTGCCGACACTGGGTGGGGCATCTCGGCACTGTTCCTGATCGTAACCGGTTTGATGCGCGCCTTCGGCGGCTTCGAAAAGGGCGCCGACTACTATCTTCATGAGCCGCTGTTTCACGTCAAGATGACGCTGCTCGTGCTGATTCTCATCCTCGAAGTCCCGCCGATGCTCGCCCTAATGCGTTGGCGTGCCGCACTTCGCAAAGGCAGTCCGCCGGATCTGCGGCGAGCGCGCAGGTTCGCCCATATCAGCGTGATCCAGACGGTGTTGCTGATCGCGATGGTGTTCGCCGCATCGGGGATGGCGCGCGGCATCGGGTTGCCGGTGGGCGTGGTCTAATCTCGGGCACGCTTGTTGTTAGAGCATTAGTGGATGAGGATGCAGATACGACCGACGCGAGTCTCAAAGCGGGAGCGCCGGCGTGCAAAGCGTGTCGTAGCCTGCTGCTCACCGGCGCCTCCGTCTCGCACAACTAAAGCAATTTACTTCCCCACCAGCAACGTCGAATCGTCCGTCCGATTTGCCTTCGCGCCAGTGGTTTTGTGCATGACCTCCGAATCGGCCAGTCCCTTGATCAGCTCCAGCGCCTGACGTTCGAACAAGCGGCGGTACAGGCCGTTCTCGAGCTTGATCAGCGTCTCGTGGTCGCCTTCCTCGATGATCTTGCCCTTGTCCAGCACCAGCAGCCTGTCGAGCGCTCGCACAGTGGAAAGACGGTGCGCCACCACCAGCGTCGTGCGGCCCGTCATCAGCCGCTCCATCGCCTGCTGGATCAGTACTTCGCTTTCGCTGTCGAGGCTCGACGTCGCTTCGTCCAGAATCAGGATCGGCGCGTCAGCAAGGAACGCCCGCGCGATAGCGACCCGCTGACGTTCGCCGCCCGAGAGTTTGATGCCACGCTCACCCACCAGCGTGTCGTACCCGTCGGGCAGCGCCGCGATGAAGCCATGAGCGCTGGCGAGCCTTGCCGCGCGTTCGATCTCGGCACGGCTCGCGCCGGGCCGCGCATACGCGATGTTCTCGGCAAGCGACCGATGAAACAGCACGGGCTCCTGCTGAACGATTGCAATCTGGCTGCGCAACGATGCTTGCTGCACACGGGCGATGTCCTGGCCGTCGATCGTGATCCGGCCTTCCGAGATGTCGTA is a window of Paraburkholderia sp. IMGN_8 DNA encoding:
- the otsA gene encoding alpha,alpha-trehalose-phosphate synthase (UDP-forming); translated protein: MSRLIIVSNRVAPISEGGPAAGGLAVGVYDALKETGGMWFGWSGDVLSSGQPQIKVEERGPVTFATIALMRRDYDQYYRGFSNATLWPAFHYRADLLQYDRHDFEGYCRVNAWLAQQLVPLLREDDVIWVHDYHLIPFAQALRAAGVKNRIGFFLHIPFPASQVLLAVPPHRELVEALCSFDLLGFQTAPDLRAFCDYIVNEANGTIDVSTTGPLTIHAFGRTLRAAAYPIGVYPDEIAELAKAGERGKPVRTMKATLHSRKLIMSVDRLDYSKGLVERFRAFERLLEHATAQRNKVSFLQIAPPTRADMNAYQDIRLQLEGESGRINGRFAELDWTPILYIHKQYERSVLAALFRTAHVGYVTPLRDGMNLVAKEYVSAQDPENPGVLVLSRFAGAAQELDGALIVNPVDIDGMADALARALQMPLAERQARHRDMMVQLRENNVSVWRDNFMRDLQSVDGAKSTRSVKARAASGKRAARETLAE
- a CDS encoding DUF2214 family protein, with translation MLVRWLFAAVHLLAYGFALASILRRTWALRRATVPAALRSVFRADTGWGISALFLIVTGLMRAFGGFEKGADYYLHEPLFHVKMTLLVLILILEVPPMLALMRWRAALRKGSPPDLRRARRFAHISVIQTVLLIAMVFAASGMARGIGLPVGVV
- a CDS encoding glycosyltransferase family 4 protein, coding for MRIAQIAPLHEAVPPKLYGGTERVVSYLTEALVEQGHDVTLFASGDSQTSAKLEAFWPQALRLDPTIRDVMAPHMLLLEEVRRRADEFDVLHFHIDYYPFSLFARQPVPFLTTLHGRLDLPELQPIFNTFSDVPVVSISDNQRIPLQQANWLQTVYHGLPENLLTPIKDVEPGYLAFLGRISPEKRLDTAIRIAEQAGMKIKVAAKLDKADRAYYDEVIKPLMALPHVEYIGEISEAEKTEFLGNAHALLFPIDWPEPFGLVMIEAMACGTPVIAFNRGSVPEVIENGVSGFVVEDEISAVAAVKRLHTLPRATVRKAFESRFSSKVMAQNYVATYEELLRQKHRTVLREVNAG
- a CDS encoding ABC transporter ATP-binding protein, yielding MEHSTVAQRNAHNAKLASYAHRPLAFLFRFIRRHPLAHAIVLCSVIAAVGCALASQYAIKHLIDVLGEGRHHPGPLWGAFAILVGLIAADNLLWRVGGWVAAHTFVAVTGDLRRDLFQYLSGHSPTYYAEKQPGMLASRITATSNAVYTAENTTAWNVLPPCIAVLGAIVMIIAVNPLMAAGLMLCSAILSVVLYKLAGRGSARHHHFATKAASVDGELVDVISNMGLVRAFGMTFREQQRFGATVKAEMDARQQSLLYLEKLRLLHAVITALLSAGLLGWALWLWDQGKATSGDIVLVSSLGFTILHGTRDLAVALVDVTQHVARLAEAVRTLLEPHGMPDRGDATELVPQGGRVHFEGVTFAYPHRRPILDHFDLHIEPGQRVGLIGKSGAGKSTVLALLQRFYETQGGAIRIDGQDIAAITQDSLRHAIALVPQDISLFHRTVYENIAYGRPEATREEVLAAAREARCTDFIEAMPEGFDTIVGDRGVKLSGGQRQRIAIARAILKNAPILLLDEATSALDSASEEAIQKALDRLMVGRTVIAIAHRLSTLNNFDRIIVMSTGKVIDDGSPEELRSRPGLYRDLLSKQYGKGTTLHVGGKKVDEQHVA